The following are encoded in a window of Bos indicus isolate NIAB-ARS_2022 breed Sahiwal x Tharparkar chromosome 7, NIAB-ARS_B.indTharparkar_mat_pri_1.0, whole genome shotgun sequence genomic DNA:
- the NLRP3 gene encoding NACHT, LRR and PYD domains-containing protein 3 isoform X4: MRMVSVRCKLARYLEDLEDIDFKKFKMHLEDYPSQKGCTSIPRGQTEKADHVDLATLMIDFNGEEKAWAMAKWIFAAINRRDLYEKAKREEPEWENADISVLSQEESLEEEWMGLLGYLSRISICRKKKDYCKKYRKYVRSKFQCIEDRNARLGESVNLNKRFTRLRLIKEHRSQQEREHELLAIGRTWAKIQDSPVSSVNLELLFDPEDQHSEPVHTVVFQGAAGIGKTILARKIMLDWASEKLYQDRFDYLFYIHCREVSLGTQRSLGDLIASCCPGPNPPIGKIVSKPSRILFLMDGFDELQGAFDEHTEALCTNWRKVERGDILLSSLIRKRLLPEASLLITTRPVALEKLQHLLGQARHVEILGFSEARRKEYFLKYFSDEQQAREAFRLIQENEILFTMCFIPLVCWIVCTGLKQQMDSGKSLARTSKTTTAVYIFFLSSLLQSQGGSQENHNSATLWGLCSLAADGIWNQKILFQECDLRNHGLQKADVSAFLRMNLFQKEVDCEKFYSFIHMTFQEFFAAMYYLLEEDNHGEMRNTPQACSKLPNRDVKVLLENYGKFEKGYLIFVVRFLFGLINQERTSYLEKKLSCKISQKIRLELLKWIEAKANAKTLQIEPSQLELFYCLYEMQEEDFVQRAMSHFPKIEIKLSTRMDHVVSSFCIENCRHMESLSLRLLHNSPKEEEEEEEVRHSHMDRSVLSDFEVAYSQGLVNYLTSSICRGIFSVLSNNWNLTELNLSGNTLGDPGMNVLCETLQQPGCNIRRLWLGQCCLSHQCCFNISSVLSNNQKLVELDLSHNALGDFGIRLLCVGLRHLFCNLKKLWLVSCCLTSASCEDLASVLSTNHSLTRLYLGENALGDSGVGILCEKVKNPHCNLQKLGAMLLETWGSSYSVRDSCTATASFRCWS, translated from the exons ATGAGAATGGTAAGTGTCCGCTGCAAGCTGGCTCGTTACCTGGAGGACCTGGAAGACATAGACTTTAAGAAATTCAAGATGCATTTAGAAGACTATCCCAGTCAGAAGGGCTGCACCTCAATTCCTCGGGGTCAGACAGAAAAAGCAGATCACGTGGATCTAGCCACTCTGATGATTGATTTCAACGGGGAAGAGAAGGCATGGGCCATGGCCAAGTGGATTTTTGCTGCAATCAACAGGAGAGACCTTTATGAGAAAGCTAAGAGGGAAGAGCCAGAATGGG aGAATGCAGATATTTCTGTGCTAAGTCAGGAGGAAAGCCTTGAAGAAGAATGGATGGGTTTACTGGGATACCTTTCCAGAATCTctatttgtaggaaaaaaaaag ATTACTGTAAGAAGTACAGAAAATATGTGAGAAGCAAATTCCAGTGTATTGAAGACAGGAATGCCCGTCTGGGTGAGAGCGTGAACCTCAACAAACGCTTCACCAGGCTGCGTCTCATCAAGGAACACAGGAGCCAACAGGAGAGGGAGCATGAGCTCCTGGCCATTGGTAGGACCTGGGCCAAGATACAGGATAGCCCTGTGAGTTCTGTGAACTTGGAATTGCTGTTTGATCCTGAGGACCAGCACTCTGAGCCTGTGCACACAGTGGTATTCCAGGGAGCAGCGGGCATTGGGAAAACAATACTGGCTAGGAAGATCATGTTGGACTGGGCATCAGAGAAACTTTACCAGGATAGATTTGACTATTTGTTTTACATTCACTGCCGGGAGGTGAGCCTTGGGAcgcagaggagtctgggggaccTGATTGCCAGCTGCTGCCCTGGCCCAAACCCACCCATAGGCAAGATTGTAAGcaagccttccaggatcctcttcCTCATGGACGGCTTTGATGAGCTGCAAGGTGCCTTTGATGAGCACACAGAAGCACTCTGCACAAACTGGCGGAAGGTGGAGCGGGGAGACATTCTCCTGAGCAGCCTCATCAGAAAAAGACTGCTTCCTGAGGCCTCCCTCCTCATCACCACAAGACCCGTGGCCCTGGAGAAACTTCAGCACTTGCTGGGCCAGGCTCGTCATGTGGAGATCCTGGGTTTCTCAGAGGCCAGGAGGAAGGAATATTTCTTAAAGTATTTCTCAGATGAGCAGCAAGCAAGGGAAGCCTTCAGACTGATTCAGGAGAATGAGATCCTCTTCACCATGTGCTTTATTCCTCTGGTCTGCTGGATTGTGTGCACTGGGCTGAAACAGCAGATGGATAGTGGTAAGAGTCTTGCTCGGACATCCAAGACCACCACTGCAGTGTATATCTTCTTCCTCTCCAGTTTGTTGCAATCTCAGGGAGGGAGCCAGGAGAACCACAACTCTGCTACCCTCTGGGGTCTCTGCTCACTGGCTGCAGATGGAATCTGGAACCAGAAAATCCTATTTCAGGAGTGCGATCTCAGAAATCATGGCCTGCAGAAGGCAGATGTGTCTGCTTTCTTGAGGATGAACCTGTTCCAAAAGGAAGTGGACTGCGAGAAATTCTACAGCTTCATCCACATGACTTTCCAGGAGTTCTTTGCTGCCATGTACTACCTGCTGGAAGAAGATAATCATGGGGAGATGAGGAACACGCCTCAGGCTTGTTCAAAGCTTCCCAACCGAGATGTGAAGGTCCTTCTCGAAAACTACGGCAAATTCGAAAAGGGATATCTGATTTTTGTTGTCCGTTTCCTCTTTGGCCTTATAAACCAGGAGAGAACCTCCTACTTAGAGAAAAAACTGAGTTGTAAGATCTCTCAGAAAATCAGGCTGGAGCTGCTGAAATGGATTGAAGCAAAAGCCAATGCCAAGACACTACAGATTGAGCCCAGCCAGCTGGAATTGTTCTATTGTTTGTATGAGATGCAGGAGGAGGACTTTGTGCAAAGGGCCATGAGCCATTTCCCCAAAATTGAGATCAAGCTGTCCACCAGAATGGACCATGTGGTTTCTTCTTTTTGTATTGAGAACTGTCGCCATATGGAATCCCTTTCCTTGAGGTTGCTCCATAACTCAcccaaggaggaggaagaagaggaggaagttaGACACTCTCATATGGACCGTTCTGTTCTCTCTGATTTTGAGGTGGCATATTCTCAGGG ATTGGTGAACTATCTGACCTCCAGCATTTGCAGGGGCATCTTCTCAGTCCTGAGCAATAACTGGAATCTCACTGAATTGAACCTCAGTGGCAATACCCTGGGAGACCCAGGCATGAACGTGTTATGTGAAACACTCCAACAACCTGGCTGTAACATTCGTAGATTGTG GTTGGGACAGTGCTGCCTTTCCCATCAGTGCTGCTTCAACATCTCCTCAGTCTTGAGCAACAACCAGAAGCTGGTGGAGTTGGACCTGAGCCACAATGCCCTGGGAGACTTCGGGATCAGACTTCTGTGTGTGGGACTGAGGCATCTATTCTGCAATCTGAAGAAGCTCTG GTTGGTCAGTTGCTGTCTCACATCGGCAAGCTGTGAGGACCTTGCATCTGTCCTGAGCACCAACCATTCCCTGACCAGACTCTACTTGGGGGAAAATGCTCTGGGAGACTCAGGAGTTGGGATTTTGTGTGaaaaagtaaagaatccacactgTAACTTGCAAAAACTGGG
- the NLRP3 gene encoding NACHT, LRR and PYD domains-containing protein 3 isoform X5 produces the protein MRMVSVRCKLARYLEDLEDIDFKKFKMHLEDYPSQKGCTSIPRGQTEKADHVDLATLMIDFNGEEKAWAMAKWIFAAINRRDLYEKAKREEPEWENADISVLSQEESLEEEWMGLLGYLSRISICRKKKDYCKKYRKYVRSKFQCIEDRNARLGESVNLNKRFTRLRLIKEHRSQQEREHELLAIGRTWAKIQDSPVSSVNLELLFDPEDQHSEPVHTVVFQGAAGIGKTILARKIMLDWASEKLYQDRFDYLFYIHCREVSLGTQRSLGDLIASCCPGPNPPIGKIVSKPSRILFLMDGFDELQGAFDEHTEALCTNWRKVERGDILLSSLIRKRLLPEASLLITTRPVALEKLQHLLGQARHVEILGFSEARRKEYFLKYFSDEQQAREAFRLIQENEILFTMCFIPLVCWIVCTGLKQQMDSGKSLARTSKTTTAVYIFFLSSLLQSQGGSQENHNSATLWGLCSLAADGIWNQKILFQECDLRNHGLQKADVSAFLRMNLFQKEVDCEKFYSFIHMTFQEFFAAMYYLLEEDNHGEMRNTPQACSKLPNRDVKVLLENYGKFEKGYLIFVVRFLFGLINQERTSYLEKKLSCKISQKIRLELLKWIEAKANAKTLQIEPSQLELFYCLYEMQEEDFVQRAMSHFPKIEIKLSTRMDHVVSSFCIENCRHMESLSLRLLHNSPKEEEEEEEVRHSHMDRSVLSDFEVAYSQGLVNYLTSSICRGIFSVLSNNWNLTELNLSGNTLGDPGMNVLCETLQQPGCNIRRLWLGQCCLSHQCCFNISSVLSNNQKLVELDLSHNALGDFGIRLLCVGLRHLFCNLKKLWLVSCCLTSASCEDLASVLSTNHSLTRLYLGENALGDSGVGILCEKVKNPHCNLQKLGLKVCGNPVLRQCSWRHGGQATL, from the exons ATGAGAATGGTAAGTGTCCGCTGCAAGCTGGCTCGTTACCTGGAGGACCTGGAAGACATAGACTTTAAGAAATTCAAGATGCATTTAGAAGACTATCCCAGTCAGAAGGGCTGCACCTCAATTCCTCGGGGTCAGACAGAAAAAGCAGATCACGTGGATCTAGCCACTCTGATGATTGATTTCAACGGGGAAGAGAAGGCATGGGCCATGGCCAAGTGGATTTTTGCTGCAATCAACAGGAGAGACCTTTATGAGAAAGCTAAGAGGGAAGAGCCAGAATGGG aGAATGCAGATATTTCTGTGCTAAGTCAGGAGGAAAGCCTTGAAGAAGAATGGATGGGTTTACTGGGATACCTTTCCAGAATCTctatttgtaggaaaaaaaaag ATTACTGTAAGAAGTACAGAAAATATGTGAGAAGCAAATTCCAGTGTATTGAAGACAGGAATGCCCGTCTGGGTGAGAGCGTGAACCTCAACAAACGCTTCACCAGGCTGCGTCTCATCAAGGAACACAGGAGCCAACAGGAGAGGGAGCATGAGCTCCTGGCCATTGGTAGGACCTGGGCCAAGATACAGGATAGCCCTGTGAGTTCTGTGAACTTGGAATTGCTGTTTGATCCTGAGGACCAGCACTCTGAGCCTGTGCACACAGTGGTATTCCAGGGAGCAGCGGGCATTGGGAAAACAATACTGGCTAGGAAGATCATGTTGGACTGGGCATCAGAGAAACTTTACCAGGATAGATTTGACTATTTGTTTTACATTCACTGCCGGGAGGTGAGCCTTGGGAcgcagaggagtctgggggaccTGATTGCCAGCTGCTGCCCTGGCCCAAACCCACCCATAGGCAAGATTGTAAGcaagccttccaggatcctcttcCTCATGGACGGCTTTGATGAGCTGCAAGGTGCCTTTGATGAGCACACAGAAGCACTCTGCACAAACTGGCGGAAGGTGGAGCGGGGAGACATTCTCCTGAGCAGCCTCATCAGAAAAAGACTGCTTCCTGAGGCCTCCCTCCTCATCACCACAAGACCCGTGGCCCTGGAGAAACTTCAGCACTTGCTGGGCCAGGCTCGTCATGTGGAGATCCTGGGTTTCTCAGAGGCCAGGAGGAAGGAATATTTCTTAAAGTATTTCTCAGATGAGCAGCAAGCAAGGGAAGCCTTCAGACTGATTCAGGAGAATGAGATCCTCTTCACCATGTGCTTTATTCCTCTGGTCTGCTGGATTGTGTGCACTGGGCTGAAACAGCAGATGGATAGTGGTAAGAGTCTTGCTCGGACATCCAAGACCACCACTGCAGTGTATATCTTCTTCCTCTCCAGTTTGTTGCAATCTCAGGGAGGGAGCCAGGAGAACCACAACTCTGCTACCCTCTGGGGTCTCTGCTCACTGGCTGCAGATGGAATCTGGAACCAGAAAATCCTATTTCAGGAGTGCGATCTCAGAAATCATGGCCTGCAGAAGGCAGATGTGTCTGCTTTCTTGAGGATGAACCTGTTCCAAAAGGAAGTGGACTGCGAGAAATTCTACAGCTTCATCCACATGACTTTCCAGGAGTTCTTTGCTGCCATGTACTACCTGCTGGAAGAAGATAATCATGGGGAGATGAGGAACACGCCTCAGGCTTGTTCAAAGCTTCCCAACCGAGATGTGAAGGTCCTTCTCGAAAACTACGGCAAATTCGAAAAGGGATATCTGATTTTTGTTGTCCGTTTCCTCTTTGGCCTTATAAACCAGGAGAGAACCTCCTACTTAGAGAAAAAACTGAGTTGTAAGATCTCTCAGAAAATCAGGCTGGAGCTGCTGAAATGGATTGAAGCAAAAGCCAATGCCAAGACACTACAGATTGAGCCCAGCCAGCTGGAATTGTTCTATTGTTTGTATGAGATGCAGGAGGAGGACTTTGTGCAAAGGGCCATGAGCCATTTCCCCAAAATTGAGATCAAGCTGTCCACCAGAATGGACCATGTGGTTTCTTCTTTTTGTATTGAGAACTGTCGCCATATGGAATCCCTTTCCTTGAGGTTGCTCCATAACTCAcccaaggaggaggaagaagaggaggaagttaGACACTCTCATATGGACCGTTCTGTTCTCTCTGATTTTGAGGTGGCATATTCTCAGGG ATTGGTGAACTATCTGACCTCCAGCATTTGCAGGGGCATCTTCTCAGTCCTGAGCAATAACTGGAATCTCACTGAATTGAACCTCAGTGGCAATACCCTGGGAGACCCAGGCATGAACGTGTTATGTGAAACACTCCAACAACCTGGCTGTAACATTCGTAGATTGTG GTTGGGACAGTGCTGCCTTTCCCATCAGTGCTGCTTCAACATCTCCTCAGTCTTGAGCAACAACCAGAAGCTGGTGGAGTTGGACCTGAGCCACAATGCCCTGGGAGACTTCGGGATCAGACTTCTGTGTGTGGGACTGAGGCATCTATTCTGCAATCTGAAGAAGCTCTG GTTGGTCAGTTGCTGTCTCACATCGGCAAGCTGTGAGGACCTTGCATCTGTCCTGAGCACCAACCATTCCCTGACCAGACTCTACTTGGGGGAAAATGCTCTGGGAGACTCAGGAGTTGGGATTTTGTGTGaaaaagtaaagaatccacactgTAACTTGCAAAAACTGGG ATTGAAGGTTTGCGGCAACCCTGTATTGA
- the NLRP3 gene encoding NACHT, LRR and PYD domains-containing protein 3 isoform X7, translating into MRMVSVRCKLARYLEDLEDIDFKKFKMHLEDYPSQKGCTSIPRGQTEKADHVDLATLMIDFNGEEKAWAMAKWIFAAINRRDLYEKAKREEPEWENADISVLSQEESLEEEWMGLLGYLSRISICRKKKDYCKKYRKYVRSKFQCIEDRNARLGESVNLNKRFTRLRLIKEHRSQQEREHELLAIGRTWAKIQDSPVSSVNLELLFDPEDQHSEPVHTVVFQGAAGIGKTILARKIMLDWASEKLYQDRFDYLFYIHCREVSLGTQRSLGDLIASCCPGPNPPIGKIVSKPSRILFLMDGFDELQGAFDEHTEALCTNWRKVERGDILLSSLIRKRLLPEASLLITTRPVALEKLQHLLGQARHVEILGFSEARRKEYFLKYFSDEQQAREAFRLIQENEILFTMCFIPLVCWIVCTGLKQQMDSGKSLARTSKTTTAVYIFFLSSLLQSQGGSQENHNSATLWGLCSLAADGIWNQKILFQECDLRNHGLQKADVSAFLRMNLFQKEVDCEKFYSFIHMTFQEFFAAMYYLLEEDNHGEMRNTPQACSKLPNRDVKVLLENYGKFEKGYLIFVVRFLFGLINQERTSYLEKKLSCKISQKIRLELLKWIEAKANAKTLQIEPSQLELFYCLYEMQEEDFVQRAMSHFPKIEIKLSTRMDHVVSSFCIENCRHMESLSLRLLHNSPKEEEEEEEVRHSHMDRSVLSDFEVAYSQGLVNYLTSSICRGIFSVLSNNWNLTELNLSGNTLGDPGMNVLCETLQQPGCNIRRLWLGQCCLSHQCCFNISSVLSNNQKLVELDLSHNALGDFGIRLLCVGLRHLFCNLKKLWAMLLETWGSSYSVRDSCTATASFRCWS; encoded by the exons ATGAGAATGGTAAGTGTCCGCTGCAAGCTGGCTCGTTACCTGGAGGACCTGGAAGACATAGACTTTAAGAAATTCAAGATGCATTTAGAAGACTATCCCAGTCAGAAGGGCTGCACCTCAATTCCTCGGGGTCAGACAGAAAAAGCAGATCACGTGGATCTAGCCACTCTGATGATTGATTTCAACGGGGAAGAGAAGGCATGGGCCATGGCCAAGTGGATTTTTGCTGCAATCAACAGGAGAGACCTTTATGAGAAAGCTAAGAGGGAAGAGCCAGAATGGG aGAATGCAGATATTTCTGTGCTAAGTCAGGAGGAAAGCCTTGAAGAAGAATGGATGGGTTTACTGGGATACCTTTCCAGAATCTctatttgtaggaaaaaaaaag ATTACTGTAAGAAGTACAGAAAATATGTGAGAAGCAAATTCCAGTGTATTGAAGACAGGAATGCCCGTCTGGGTGAGAGCGTGAACCTCAACAAACGCTTCACCAGGCTGCGTCTCATCAAGGAACACAGGAGCCAACAGGAGAGGGAGCATGAGCTCCTGGCCATTGGTAGGACCTGGGCCAAGATACAGGATAGCCCTGTGAGTTCTGTGAACTTGGAATTGCTGTTTGATCCTGAGGACCAGCACTCTGAGCCTGTGCACACAGTGGTATTCCAGGGAGCAGCGGGCATTGGGAAAACAATACTGGCTAGGAAGATCATGTTGGACTGGGCATCAGAGAAACTTTACCAGGATAGATTTGACTATTTGTTTTACATTCACTGCCGGGAGGTGAGCCTTGGGAcgcagaggagtctgggggaccTGATTGCCAGCTGCTGCCCTGGCCCAAACCCACCCATAGGCAAGATTGTAAGcaagccttccaggatcctcttcCTCATGGACGGCTTTGATGAGCTGCAAGGTGCCTTTGATGAGCACACAGAAGCACTCTGCACAAACTGGCGGAAGGTGGAGCGGGGAGACATTCTCCTGAGCAGCCTCATCAGAAAAAGACTGCTTCCTGAGGCCTCCCTCCTCATCACCACAAGACCCGTGGCCCTGGAGAAACTTCAGCACTTGCTGGGCCAGGCTCGTCATGTGGAGATCCTGGGTTTCTCAGAGGCCAGGAGGAAGGAATATTTCTTAAAGTATTTCTCAGATGAGCAGCAAGCAAGGGAAGCCTTCAGACTGATTCAGGAGAATGAGATCCTCTTCACCATGTGCTTTATTCCTCTGGTCTGCTGGATTGTGTGCACTGGGCTGAAACAGCAGATGGATAGTGGTAAGAGTCTTGCTCGGACATCCAAGACCACCACTGCAGTGTATATCTTCTTCCTCTCCAGTTTGTTGCAATCTCAGGGAGGGAGCCAGGAGAACCACAACTCTGCTACCCTCTGGGGTCTCTGCTCACTGGCTGCAGATGGAATCTGGAACCAGAAAATCCTATTTCAGGAGTGCGATCTCAGAAATCATGGCCTGCAGAAGGCAGATGTGTCTGCTTTCTTGAGGATGAACCTGTTCCAAAAGGAAGTGGACTGCGAGAAATTCTACAGCTTCATCCACATGACTTTCCAGGAGTTCTTTGCTGCCATGTACTACCTGCTGGAAGAAGATAATCATGGGGAGATGAGGAACACGCCTCAGGCTTGTTCAAAGCTTCCCAACCGAGATGTGAAGGTCCTTCTCGAAAACTACGGCAAATTCGAAAAGGGATATCTGATTTTTGTTGTCCGTTTCCTCTTTGGCCTTATAAACCAGGAGAGAACCTCCTACTTAGAGAAAAAACTGAGTTGTAAGATCTCTCAGAAAATCAGGCTGGAGCTGCTGAAATGGATTGAAGCAAAAGCCAATGCCAAGACACTACAGATTGAGCCCAGCCAGCTGGAATTGTTCTATTGTTTGTATGAGATGCAGGAGGAGGACTTTGTGCAAAGGGCCATGAGCCATTTCCCCAAAATTGAGATCAAGCTGTCCACCAGAATGGACCATGTGGTTTCTTCTTTTTGTATTGAGAACTGTCGCCATATGGAATCCCTTTCCTTGAGGTTGCTCCATAACTCAcccaaggaggaggaagaagaggaggaagttaGACACTCTCATATGGACCGTTCTGTTCTCTCTGATTTTGAGGTGGCATATTCTCAGGG ATTGGTGAACTATCTGACCTCCAGCATTTGCAGGGGCATCTTCTCAGTCCTGAGCAATAACTGGAATCTCACTGAATTGAACCTCAGTGGCAATACCCTGGGAGACCCAGGCATGAACGTGTTATGTGAAACACTCCAACAACCTGGCTGTAACATTCGTAGATTGTG GTTGGGACAGTGCTGCCTTTCCCATCAGTGCTGCTTCAACATCTCCTCAGTCTTGAGCAACAACCAGAAGCTGGTGGAGTTGGACCTGAGCCACAATGCCCTGGGAGACTTCGGGATCAGACTTCTGTGTGTGGGACTGAGGCATCTATTCTGCAATCTGAAGAAGCTCTG
- the NLRP3 gene encoding NACHT, LRR and PYD domains-containing protein 3 isoform X6, with product MRMVSVRCKLARYLEDLEDIDFKKFKMHLEDYPSQKGCTSIPRGQTEKADHVDLATLMIDFNGEEKAWAMAKWIFAAINRRDLYEKAKREEPEWENADISVLSQEESLEEEWMGLLGYLSRISICRKKKDYCKKYRKYVRSKFQCIEDRNARLGESVNLNKRFTRLRLIKEHRSQQEREHELLAIGRTWAKIQDSPVSSVNLELLFDPEDQHSEPVHTVVFQGAAGIGKTILARKIMLDWASEKLYQDRFDYLFYIHCREVSLGTQRSLGDLIASCCPGPNPPIGKIVSKPSRILFLMDGFDELQGAFDEHTEALCTNWRKVERGDILLSSLIRKRLLPEASLLITTRPVALEKLQHLLGQARHVEILGFSEARRKEYFLKYFSDEQQAREAFRLIQENEILFTMCFIPLVCWIVCTGLKQQMDSGKSLARTSKTTTAVYIFFLSSLLQSQGGSQENHNSATLWGLCSLAADGIWNQKILFQECDLRNHGLQKADVSAFLRMNLFQKEVDCEKFYSFIHMTFQEFFAAMYYLLEEDNHGEMRNTPQACSKLPNRDVKVLLENYGKFEKGYLIFVVRFLFGLINQERTSYLEKKLSCKISQKIRLELLKWIEAKANAKTLQIEPSQLELFYCLYEMQEEDFVQRAMSHFPKIEIKLSTRMDHVVSSFCIENCRHMESLSLRLLHNSPKEEEEEEEVRHSHMDRSVLSDFEVAYSQGLVNYLTSSICRGIFSVLSNNWNLTELNLSGNTLGDPGMNVLCETLQQPGCNIRRLWLGQCCLSHQCCFNISSVLSNNQKLVELDLSHNALGDFGIRLLCVGLRHLFCNLKKLWLVSCCLTSASCEDLASVLSTNHSLTRLYLGENALGDSGVGILCEKVKNPHCNLQKLGLKVCGNPVLSW from the exons ATGAGAATGGTAAGTGTCCGCTGCAAGCTGGCTCGTTACCTGGAGGACCTGGAAGACATAGACTTTAAGAAATTCAAGATGCATTTAGAAGACTATCCCAGTCAGAAGGGCTGCACCTCAATTCCTCGGGGTCAGACAGAAAAAGCAGATCACGTGGATCTAGCCACTCTGATGATTGATTTCAACGGGGAAGAGAAGGCATGGGCCATGGCCAAGTGGATTTTTGCTGCAATCAACAGGAGAGACCTTTATGAGAAAGCTAAGAGGGAAGAGCCAGAATGGG aGAATGCAGATATTTCTGTGCTAAGTCAGGAGGAAAGCCTTGAAGAAGAATGGATGGGTTTACTGGGATACCTTTCCAGAATCTctatttgtaggaaaaaaaaag ATTACTGTAAGAAGTACAGAAAATATGTGAGAAGCAAATTCCAGTGTATTGAAGACAGGAATGCCCGTCTGGGTGAGAGCGTGAACCTCAACAAACGCTTCACCAGGCTGCGTCTCATCAAGGAACACAGGAGCCAACAGGAGAGGGAGCATGAGCTCCTGGCCATTGGTAGGACCTGGGCCAAGATACAGGATAGCCCTGTGAGTTCTGTGAACTTGGAATTGCTGTTTGATCCTGAGGACCAGCACTCTGAGCCTGTGCACACAGTGGTATTCCAGGGAGCAGCGGGCATTGGGAAAACAATACTGGCTAGGAAGATCATGTTGGACTGGGCATCAGAGAAACTTTACCAGGATAGATTTGACTATTTGTTTTACATTCACTGCCGGGAGGTGAGCCTTGGGAcgcagaggagtctgggggaccTGATTGCCAGCTGCTGCCCTGGCCCAAACCCACCCATAGGCAAGATTGTAAGcaagccttccaggatcctcttcCTCATGGACGGCTTTGATGAGCTGCAAGGTGCCTTTGATGAGCACACAGAAGCACTCTGCACAAACTGGCGGAAGGTGGAGCGGGGAGACATTCTCCTGAGCAGCCTCATCAGAAAAAGACTGCTTCCTGAGGCCTCCCTCCTCATCACCACAAGACCCGTGGCCCTGGAGAAACTTCAGCACTTGCTGGGCCAGGCTCGTCATGTGGAGATCCTGGGTTTCTCAGAGGCCAGGAGGAAGGAATATTTCTTAAAGTATTTCTCAGATGAGCAGCAAGCAAGGGAAGCCTTCAGACTGATTCAGGAGAATGAGATCCTCTTCACCATGTGCTTTATTCCTCTGGTCTGCTGGATTGTGTGCACTGGGCTGAAACAGCAGATGGATAGTGGTAAGAGTCTTGCTCGGACATCCAAGACCACCACTGCAGTGTATATCTTCTTCCTCTCCAGTTTGTTGCAATCTCAGGGAGGGAGCCAGGAGAACCACAACTCTGCTACCCTCTGGGGTCTCTGCTCACTGGCTGCAGATGGAATCTGGAACCAGAAAATCCTATTTCAGGAGTGCGATCTCAGAAATCATGGCCTGCAGAAGGCAGATGTGTCTGCTTTCTTGAGGATGAACCTGTTCCAAAAGGAAGTGGACTGCGAGAAATTCTACAGCTTCATCCACATGACTTTCCAGGAGTTCTTTGCTGCCATGTACTACCTGCTGGAAGAAGATAATCATGGGGAGATGAGGAACACGCCTCAGGCTTGTTCAAAGCTTCCCAACCGAGATGTGAAGGTCCTTCTCGAAAACTACGGCAAATTCGAAAAGGGATATCTGATTTTTGTTGTCCGTTTCCTCTTTGGCCTTATAAACCAGGAGAGAACCTCCTACTTAGAGAAAAAACTGAGTTGTAAGATCTCTCAGAAAATCAGGCTGGAGCTGCTGAAATGGATTGAAGCAAAAGCCAATGCCAAGACACTACAGATTGAGCCCAGCCAGCTGGAATTGTTCTATTGTTTGTATGAGATGCAGGAGGAGGACTTTGTGCAAAGGGCCATGAGCCATTTCCCCAAAATTGAGATCAAGCTGTCCACCAGAATGGACCATGTGGTTTCTTCTTTTTGTATTGAGAACTGTCGCCATATGGAATCCCTTTCCTTGAGGTTGCTCCATAACTCAcccaaggaggaggaagaagaggaggaagttaGACACTCTCATATGGACCGTTCTGTTCTCTCTGATTTTGAGGTGGCATATTCTCAGGG ATTGGTGAACTATCTGACCTCCAGCATTTGCAGGGGCATCTTCTCAGTCCTGAGCAATAACTGGAATCTCACTGAATTGAACCTCAGTGGCAATACCCTGGGAGACCCAGGCATGAACGTGTTATGTGAAACACTCCAACAACCTGGCTGTAACATTCGTAGATTGTG GTTGGGACAGTGCTGCCTTTCCCATCAGTGCTGCTTCAACATCTCCTCAGTCTTGAGCAACAACCAGAAGCTGGTGGAGTTGGACCTGAGCCACAATGCCCTGGGAGACTTCGGGATCAGACTTCTGTGTGTGGGACTGAGGCATCTATTCTGCAATCTGAAGAAGCTCTG GTTGGTCAGTTGCTGTCTCACATCGGCAAGCTGTGAGGACCTTGCATCTGTCCTGAGCACCAACCATTCCCTGACCAGACTCTACTTGGGGGAAAATGCTCTGGGAGACTCAGGAGTTGGGATTTTGTGTGaaaaagtaaagaatccacactgTAACTTGCAAAAACTGGG ATTGAAGGTTTGCGGCAACCCTGTATTGA